The genomic window AATCGTTGGTGGGACAATTTGATCCTGCAAGGATAAAACAGTAAAAATAGACTCTATTGCACCAGCAGCACCTAACAAATGCCCAGTCATTGATTTGGTTGAGCTCACTAATACATCAGTGTCGTCACCAAAAAGAGAAACAACTGCGCGAGCTTCTGCTAAGTCACCTGCATGTGTTGAGGTACCATGAGCATTTATATAACCAATATCCTGTGCAGTAAGTCCTGCATCATTTAAGGCATTCGCCATTGCGAGCGCAGCACCTTCACCGTTTTCTGGTGGTGATGTCATGTGATATGCATCACTACTCATGCCGAAACCAACGATTTCTGCATAAATTTTTGCGCCACGAGCTTTCGCATGCTCATACTCTTCAATAATGAGAATCCCTGCTCCATCACCTAAAACAAAACCATCTCGGTCTTTATCCCATGGACGGCTAGCCGCTTGCGGGTCATCATTCCGAGTAGATAATGCTCTAGCAGCACCAAAACCCGCAACACCTAATGGCGTTGTTGCTTTTTCTGCACCACCAGCCAGCATGACATCTGCATCACCATAAGCGATCATACGCGCTGCATGACCAATATTGTGCACACCAGATGTACAAGCAGTTGCAATGGAAATACTTGGGCCACGGAAACCATACATGATGCTCAGATGACCGGCGACCATATTAATGATCGTAGAAGGCACAAAGAATGGACTGACTTTGCGAGGGCCGCCACTTTGTAGTGCTTCACAGTTATCTTGAATTAACCCTAGACCACCAATACCAGAACCAATCGCTGCACCAATACGAGTAGCATTGGCTTCTGTTACTTCCAATCCAGAATCTTTAATGGCTTGTACGCCAGCTGCAATTCCATACTGGATAAATGAGTCCATCTTCCGAGCTTCTTTGCGGGAGATGCCATAATCTTCGTAGTTGAAATTCTTCACTACACCCGCAAATTTAGTTGCGTGATTAGTAGTGTCAAAATTTTCGATGAGGCTGATACCACTCTGTCCGTCACAAACAGCTTTCCATGATGATTCAACTGTGTTGCCGACAGGAGATAACATGCCCAGTCCGGTTACGACTACACGACGCTTAGACACGTAAATCCTCCAAGGAGGGAAAAGTTACCAAAAAGACATAGGCGGTCGAGTGACCGCCTAGATATGTTTTAAAACAATTACTTCGTTGCTTCCAAGACGTAATCAACTGCAGCCTGCACCGTTGTGATCTTTTCAGCTTCTTCGTCAGGGATTTCGATATCGAACTCTTCTTCCAGAGCCATAACCAACTCAACTGTGTCAAGAGAATCAGCGCCCAAGTCATCAACAAATGAAGCTGCTGTTACAACTTCGTCCTCTTTAACACCCAGTTGTTCAACGATGATTTTCTTAACGCGTTCTTCGATAGTGCTCATACTATTAAAATTCCTATCAAAACTCGCTTTCGCGATGGTTTTCGTAGTTTATAAATTACAGGAAAAGATACAACTCAATCCCGGCTGTTGAAACCATAACTTTGCATTAATTCGTGTAACTACACTCAAAACACAAATGGTTCCCACACTTCTTTAGATCATGTACATGCCGCCATTAACATGTAATGTTTCACCTGTGATGTAACCTGCTTGGTCAGAGGCCAAAAATGCTACAGCACTGGCAATTTCTTGCGCATCACCCAGCCTATCAGCAGGAACTTGAGATAAAATGCCTGCACGCTGTTCGTCTGTCAACGCCTTAGTCATATCAGTTTCAATAAAACCAGGTGCAACAACATTGACGGTGATACCACGGGAAGCAACTTCACGTGCTAACGATTTACTAAAACCGATTAGCCCGGCTTTCGCTGCCGCATAATTTGTTTGCCCCGCATTACCCATCACACCTACAACAGAAGCGATAGAAATGATGCGACCATGACGTTTTTTCATCATCGCACGTAATACGGACTTAGATAAACGGTAAACGGATGAAAGGTTAGTGTCAATAATATCTTGCCACTCATCTTCTTTCATACGCATTAAAAGGTTATCACGTGTAATACCTGCATTATTGATAAGTATATCAATTTCACCAAATTCTTGGCGAATATTACCTAAAGTTTCCTCAATTGATGCAGGGTCTGTCACATTAAGGGCAAAACCTTTGCCTTTTCCGTCTAAGTAGGCAGAAATCGCTTCTGCCCCTTTTTCGCTTGTTGCAGTCCCAATAACAGTTGCTCCACCCGCAGCTAATGTTAAAGCAATCGCTTTACCAATACCACGGCTCGCGCCTGTTACAAGTGCAATTTTTCCATCAAAGCTCATGATCATCCTCAGAGGTTTTCTAAAGCAGAGCCTAATGATACAGGATCATTAGCTGCGACGGCAGTTAAATTCGCAACAATACGCTTGGTAAGACCAGTTAAGACTTTTCCTGGTCCAATTTCAACCAAATGTCCAACACCTTGATCTGCCATTAGTTCTACCGTTTCTGTCCAACGAACTGGATTATACAACTGGCGAACTAATGCATCACGAATATTTTCAGCCGACAGCTCGATTTTAACATCTACATTATTAATAACTGAGACTTTTGGCTCATTAAATGTAATTTCTTGTAGTGCTAAAGCTAATTTTTCTGCTGCTGGTTTCATTAATGCACAATGAGATGGCACACTAACTGAAAGAGGCAATGCGCGTTTTGCGCCAGCTTCTTTACACGCTGCCGCTGCACGTTCTACGGCCTCTTTTTCTCCCGCAATAACAACTTGACCCGGTGAGTTAAAGTTAACAGGTGAAACAACCTGTCCTTGTGCTGCATCTTGGCATGCTTTTGCGATAGATTCGTTATCTAAACCAATAATAGCATACATCGCGCCTGTCCCTGCTGGAACAGCGTCTTGCATCAGTTTACCGCGCAGTTCAACTAATTTAATGGCTTCTTTAAAATCAATCACACCTGCGCAGACAAGTGCTGAATATTCGCCAAGGCTGTGCCCTGCCATAACCGCTGGCATAGGACCATTTTTCTCATTCCAAACACGGAAAATTGCGACTGAAGCGGCTAATAAAGCTGGCTGAGTTTGCCAAGTCTTATTTAATTCTTCATCTGTACCATTTTGTGTTAATGCCCATAGGTCATAACCTAATACTTCAGATGCCTCAGCGAATGTTTGCTCTACTAACGGATTTTCAGCCGCTAATGCAGATAACATACCAAGAGACTGAGATCCCTGTCCGGGAAAAACCATAGCAAATTGTGTCATGTCTATTTTCTCAGTAAATTAAAAACGAACCAGTGCAGAGCCCCAAGTGAATCCACCACCAAAAGCTTCTAAAAGTACTAAGTGACCACGCTGTATACGCCCATCTCTAACTGCTTCATCAAATGCCGTTGGCACAGAAGCAGCTGAGGTATTACCATGGCGATCTAAGGTCACTACAACTTTATCCATGCCCATATCGAGTTTTTTGGCTGTTGCTGAAATAATTCTTAAATTAGCTTGGTGAGGCACCAGCCAATTAAGTTCTTCTTTCGTCACACCACTTTTTTCTAATGTTTCATCGACAATATGAGCAAGTTCGCGTACTGCAACTTTAAAAACTTCATTACCCGTCATACTTAAATAAGCTTGGTCATCAGAGTGACGAGGTCTATTTTTCAATGCAAGTAACTCACCATAATGCCCATCAGCATGAAGGTGGGTTGATAAAATACCTTGTTCTTCAGATGCACCGACAACCATCGCACCTGCTGCATCACCAAATAAAATAATTGTACCGCGATCTTTTGGATCTAATGTCTTGGACAATGCATCTGCACCAATTACCAGTGCTTTTTTAGTCATGCCTGTTTTTATAAATTGATCAACAATACTGATAGCATACGTAAAGCCAGCACATGCTGCTGCAATATCAAATGCTGCGCAATCCTTAATCTCTAACATTTGTTGGATTTGGCATGCAGCACTTGGAAACGCATGGGTTGAAGACGTTGTCGCAACAATAATCAAGCCAATTTCGTTGCTATCCACTTGCGCCATTTCTAACGCTTTTTGTGCAGCACGGAAGCCCATATCTGCAACACTTTCATCTTCAGCCGCAATTCTTCTTTCATGAATGCCAGTACGCGTTACAATCCATTCGTCAGAAGTATCAACCATTTTTTCTAGATCAGCATTCGTTCTAATGTGCTCCGGTAAATAGCTACCAGTGCCTAATATTTTGCTATACATAGGTTATTGATCACTCCTGGGTAATACAACATTCAAACGAGCTGCGATTCTGTCAGGCACTTGTCTGTCAACAGCCTGAACTGCTCGCTCAATCGCTGCTTTAAAAGCACCTTCATTTGCGGCACCATGACTCTTAATAACAATACCTTTTAGGCCTAACAGAGTAGCACCGTTATATTGGTCGGGATTTAATTCCCCGAAACGTTTCATAAGGCGCTTTTTGAGCCACTTTTTAACCAATTGAACGAGCCAATTCGGTTTTTTACTTTGTGTTTCCGTTGATTTTAACAAAGAAAGGATCATACGGATGACACCTTCCATTGTTTTCAATGTGACGTTACCTGCGAAGCCGTCACAGACAAATACATCAGATTTACCCGTCAGTAATTCATTACCTTCAACGTAACCGATATAATTTATCGCCGCTGTTTCTTTAAGTACTGCGGCGGCTTCGCGGATATTATCAAGCCCTTTACTCTCTTCCTCACCAATGTTTAATAATGCAACTTTTGGTGATTGAATCTTGACAACTTCTTCAGCAACAACTGAGCCCATAACAGCAAATTGCACAAGCATATCGCTACTACAATTGACATTTGCACCTAAATCCAACACCACCGTTTGACTTTTTAGCTGATTAGGCAAAATTGTCATTAATGCAGGGCGTTCAATACCTTCAATGGATTTTAGCATCAATTTAGCTAATCCCATCAAAGCTCCTGTATTACCCGCACTTACACATGCCTGTGCCTGTCCCGACTTAACTAGCTCTAACGCAATTCGCATAGAAGTACCTTTACTCTGGCGAATGGCATTTGATGGCTTAGCATCGTTTGCTATCACACCTTCAGCCGGAATAATTTCGACACGCGAGATTAGCTCCGCACTTTGTTGTGCAAGCAAAGGATTAATAGCGTCAGGTTGACCGACAAGCAATAGCTTTAATGATGGATTAGATGCTAGAGCCTGCAATGCTGCAGGCACTGTGATGCGGGGACCAACATCCCCGCCCATAGCATCTAACGCGATGGTTAGATTAGCCAAGGTATCAACTTGTAAGTATAAAAATTACTTATTGATAACCTTACGGCCACGGTAATAACCATCAGCAGTCACATGGTGACGCAGATGAGTTTCACCTGAAGTTTTGTCTACAGAAACTAGGGTAGCAGTCAGTGCATCATGTGAACGACGCATACCGCGTTTTGAACGAGTTGGTTTATTCTGTTGTACGGCCATTGACCTTACTCCTTAAGTACTTTTCTTTAAGCTGGCTAATACGGCAAATGGATTTGGTTTTTCCGCCTCAGGCGGTAGTTCACCAAATACCATGTCCGCTTCGGACACTTCACAGTGTTCAGAATCATGAACCGGAACGACTGGTAAGGAAAGAATTATTTCATCTTCTATCAATCCCAGCAAATCTATTTCACCAAATTCATCAATTTGAACTGGTTCATAGCCTTCCGGTAATGCTTCGGCCTTTTCGTCATTGACGACAGGACTAAAACAATACGATACGTAAACATGATGTTCGAAATCTTTTCTGCAACGCTGACATTGTAAAGTCACATCCACATCGGAATGCCCCTTCAACACGGTCAGATGTTGCTTATCAATAAAAAATGATAACTCGCTTTCAACATCACTGTCTACACTGACTACTGAATCGGCAACACGTGTTACTTGCTCAGGTTTATAACTCCCGACGTAGTCGAGGTTTTTCTGAGCTGCACGCTGCGCATCGATAGTCAGGGGTAATTTTACCTTTTGCATAAGGCGCGCATATTAACTTTGTAATGGGTTATAGTCAAAGAAAAAGGCGGGGTAAACTCGCCTTTTCATCAAAAAAACGCTGGTTAAGCGCTAAATAGTTTAAAATGAGTTGATCATTTTAGCTATGTATTTCGAGAAAAATATGAAATCGATTATTTTGGCATCAAGTTCGGCATCCCGAAAAACGGTCTTAGAAAAGTTAGGTCTGCCCTTTTTAGCTGTTTCTCCCGATGTTGATGAAACACCTTTGTTAAATGAATCAGCTGAAAATTTAGTCATTCGTTTAGCTCAAGCAAAAGCACATGCTCTCAGCCAACACTATCCTCAACATTTAATTATTGGATCAGACCAAGTTTGCGTGATTGAGGATAAAATTTTAGGCAAACCACTGACTTTTGAAAACGCCGTTCTACAACTCAAACAGGCATCCGGCAAAAAAATCACATTTTATACCTCTGTCTGTTTATTAGATTCAGCAACAGGATCTTGCCAAGTCCAATGCGAACCCTTTCATGTTCACTTTCGTTCTTTAAATGATGAAGAGATTGTGACTTATTTGCGTAAGGATGAGCCTTACTATTGTGCAGGAAGTTTTAAATCGGAAGGATTGGGCATTACCTTATTTGATAAGCTTGAAGGTCGAGACCCAAATACATTAATTGGTTTGCCTTTAATTCTTCTATCACAAATGCTTAGAAATTGTGGTGTTAACCCATTGCAACGTTAACCAGCAAGATGTGGGAGCTGAGTTTTCAGCTCCCACAAATCACTAAATTAAGATGATTTACGCGCTCTGAGTACTTTTAAACAATGAGATAACTCATCATCTAGCGGTGCTTGTAGGCGCATCTCTTCACCTGTTTTCGGGTGAGTAAATTTCAATGAACTTGCATGCAGGAATAAGCGTTTTAGTCCTGTACCAGCGAGTTGAGCATCAAATTGTTTATCGCCATAACGATTATCAAATGCGATAGGATGCCCCGCATGAAGCGTATGCACACGAATTTGATGTGTGCGTCCTGTCACTGGGCTTGCTTTCACTAATGTTGCATTATCAAAACGTTCTTCAACTTTAAAGCGTGTCTCTGAGGGTTTCCCTTCAGGATTAACGCGCACTATACGCTCACCACTTTGTAAAATATTTTTCAGCAATGGTGCTTGAATTACTTTCGTGTGTGATTGCCAGTTACCTCTGACTAATGCCATATAATCTTTTTGCATTTGTTTCAAACGCAATTGCTCATGCAATGCTCTTAACGCTGAACGTTTTTTAGCAACGAGCAATATGCCGGATGTATCTCTATCTAAACGATGAACTAATTCCAAGAAGCGTGCTTCAGGACGTAAAGCACGCAATCCCTCAATGACACCAAAGCTTAATCCGCTTCCGCCATGTACGGCAGTACCTGAAGGCTTATTAATCACCAATATTGATTCATCTTCATACAATATACAATCAGCCAGTGCAGCAACTTTCCCCAGCTTAGCGGATACAGGCGCATTTTCTCTCTCTGCGACTCTCACAGGAGGTACACGAACTTGGTCGCCCGGCGCTAATTTATATTCTGGCTTAATACGGCCTTTATTTACCCGCACCTCTCCTTTACGGATAATGCGATAAATCATGCTTTTCGGGATACCTTTTAGTTTTGCGAGCAAAAAATTATCGATGCGTTGGCCCGCTTCGTCATCGCTAATATCAATAAACTGTACTTGGTTTTGTGTTTTCATTCGGAAATGGCTAGCTCTAATTGATTAAATTACGACCTTATTGGCGAAATATATCATACCGACTCCACAAATTTTTTTATCTTTTTTTTTATTTGCTCAAAGAATAGCTCATTAATCATAAATCTAAATAAAATTTCAATATTACTGACGTATCAACTTGCTATAATGACGTCGACAATGGAATAATACATAATTATTGCCATCATGTTTGATAAAATGATAATTGGCATAATAAACGAGCCAAATAATCAAGTTGCGTGTACGCGTCTGCCGAAGATATCCCAATTAACATGTAGAACATGTAATTTGAGTAACTTAGAACAGTGAATACTGAGTCAACTTGAAGGATGACGAGTTTAATTAATTGACTATTTGATTGCATACAAATGCTGCAATGGCGTAAGACATTTAATGGAATCAAATAATTAGCGAGCAACGAATGTTGGCTTTTTGGGTTGGGAATTTTCGTTTATAAAAATATAATCGACTTCCTGATTAAGAACGCTGAATTTTTAATCTAAAAATCAGGTTCACCGAATATTACGCGCCTCTATACGAACGACTGCCGGGAGGCAGGCGGTTTTGTAAAAATCACGAGGCCATCGGTTTACAATAGCTCCTGTTTTCGCTGCTCTTTATTTATGAAGTAAGAAATAATAATGAGTATGTAACAATATGAAAAGAATGCTAATAAACGCGACTCAACAGGAAGAGTTGCGTGTTGCCCTTGTTGATGGGCAACGTCTTTATGATTTGGATATTGAAAGCCCAGGTCATGAGCAAAAAAAGGCAAATATATACAAAGGTAAAATAACCCGTATTGAACCCAGTCTAGAAGCCGCTTTTGTTGATTATGGCGCAGAAAGACATGGTTTCCTTCCTATTAAAGAAATCGCACGCGAATATTTCCCAAGTAACTATCACTCTCAAGGCCGCCCAAACATCAAAGATGTGCTTAAAGAAGGCCAAGAAGTTATTGTCCAAGTTGATAAAGAAGAGCGCGGTAATAAAGGTGCTGCATTAACAACCTTTATCAGCTTAGCAGGCAGTTATTTAGTCTTAATGCCAAATAACCCACGTGCTGGCGGTATTTCTCGTCGCATCGAAGGTGAAGATCGCACTGAGTTAAAAGAAGCCTTGTCATCACTTGAAATTCCTGATGGTATGGGCTTAATTGTCCGTACTGCTGGTGTGGGTAAATCTGCTGAATCTTTACAACAAGATTTACTTTACCGTCTACGCCATTGGGAAGCGATCAAAAAAGCAGCCGAAAATCGCCCTGCTCCATTCTTAATTCATCAGGAAAGTAATGTTATTGTCCGTGCTTTCCGTGATTATTTACGTCCAGATATTGGTGAAATCCTAATCGATAACCCAAAAATTGTCGAAATGGCACGTAACCACATCGAAGCGATTGGTCGTGGTGATTTTGCTAGTAAAATCAAGTATTATAGTGGTGATGTTCCACTGTTTAGCCACTATCAAATTGAATCACAAATTGAATCAGCTTTCCAACGCGAAGTTCGCTTGCCATCAGGCGGTGCGCTCGTTATTGATACAACTGAAGCGTTAACCGCTATTGATATCAACTCATCGCGCTCAACCCGTGGTGGAGATATCGAAGAGACCGCATTTAATACTAACCTTGAAGCAGCTGATGAAATCGCACGCCAATTACGCCTACGTGACCTTGGTGGTTTGATTGTTATTGATTTTATTGATATGACGCCAGTTCGCCATCAACGTGAAGTCGAAAATCGTCTACGTGAAGCTGTTCGCCAAGATCGTGCACGTATTCAAATTGCACGTATTTCTCGTTTTGGTTTGTTAGAAATGTCTCGTCAGCGTTTGAGCCCATCATTAGGTGAATCAAGTCACCATGTATGCCCTCGCTGTTCAGGAACAGGAACAATTCGTGATAATGAATCACTTTCTTTATCTGTACTTCGTCTAATTGAAGAAGAAGCATTAAAAGAAAACACACATGAAGTTCATGCAATTGTCCCAGTACAAATAGCATCTTATTTGCTCAATGAAAAACGCAAAGCCGTCAGCGAAATTGAAAATCGCCAACGTAACGTTCGCGTCGTCATTGTACCTAATGACCAAATGCAGACACCACATTTCCATGTGATCCGCATTCGTAAAGGTGAAGAAGTTAATACATTGAGTTATAACTTAGCTCAATACCATGAGACTGAAACACTCAATACCACTGATGAGTCACCAGCAGAACGCAAAGCACCAGAGCAACCTGCTATCTCTGCTTTTGCACTGCAAGAGCCAGTCGAAGCACCTGTTACGCCAGCAAAACCGAAAGAAATTAAAACAACACGTCCAGAAGTTGCGAATAAGAAATCACCATCTTCTGAAATGGGCTTGTTTAGCAAAATTGCTGCATTCTTCAAAAAACTATTTGCGAGTGATGAAGAAAAGGTTGTCGAAAAACCGGTAGAAACCAGTCGCCCAGCAAATAATAACGATAGACGTCGTAATAATGATCGTCGCAATAACAATCGTCGCAATAATAACCGTCGTGACCGCGATGATAATAATGATACTCGCAATAACCGCGATAATCGTGATAATCGCGACAACCGTTCAAACCGCAATGCTCAAACTGACGATGTGACTAATCGTAAGAACCGCAATAATAAAAATACGGTTCAACAAGATGAACAAGCGGCTGAAAACAGTAATAACAACGCAAATAAAGATCCACAGCAGCGTCGTGATCAACGCGCTGAACGTCGCCGTCGTCAAGATGAAAAACGTCAGCAACAAGAAGCAAAAGCACCACAAGATGCATCACCGGAATTAGGCGCATCTGACATTGAAAAAGAAGAAGTTCAACAACGCCCAGTTGCACCACGTCGTCAACGTCGTCAATTAACACAAAAAATCCGTGTTACTGATGCAACTGAAATCGTTGAGCAAGTGACCTCAAATCTAGAACAACCGATTGAAACCGTAGCAAAACCAATTGCCGCATTACCAGCTCCGGCTCCAATCAGTGCGCAACACAATACTGACGTCACTAAAGAAGTTAACGCTTCTTCGCAAGAAGAGAATGATGAAGATAAACAAGATACGATTATTCCTCGTCGTTCACGCCGTTCACCTCGTCATTTGCGTGTTAGTGGCCAACGTCGTCGCCGTTATCGTGATGAACGTCATTTGTCTAAATCACCAATGCCGTTATTTGCAGCAGTAGCTTCACCTGAACTTGCTTCTGGTAAAGTCTTTATTCACTATCCAATAGCTCAATCACAGCAAGATCCTATCTCAATCATTACAAATGAAGAGATGCTTGAGCAGCAAAATAGTATTAATAATGCACCTGCAATAGTCGCAGAACCTGCTGTTGAACGTACTTTGAATGAAGTTTCTGCTGATGACAATAAGCAAGTTGCGACTAATATTGCGCAAGAAAATATTGTGCAAGAAACAGTAGAAATTGTTGAAGTCGCGGCACCGAGTGATGAACAACAAGTTTCAGAAGTAACAGAAGAGTTAATTGCAAATGTCGTTGAAGAACCTCAATTAGAGGAAATTCAACCAATTGTACAACCAGAAGTTCCTGTACAAGAAGAAGTGACATTAGCCGCTATCACGGAAGTTAATGAAGTTGATTCTGTAACTGAAGAAACGCCAATTGCGGTCATTGAAACTTCTACTGCTATTGAGCAATCAATCGAAAACGTAGAAGAAACTCAACCTGTAATAGAGCAAGACGACATGCAAATAACAGGAGCTGATGATATTGAGCAAGCTATTGTATCAGCGCCAGTTAAAGCAGTTGGCATTAAAGCAAAAGCATCTCGTCATGCCTATTCGCCAATGACAAAAGCACCTGCGCCAGCGGTTACTGAATCTGCATTTGAGATCAAAGTTTATCAACGCAAAGTTTCAACTTTTGTGGGTAAAGGTGGTGCTGGTGGGCATGTTGCAACAAACTGTGCAACGGCTGAAATGGCAAAACCAGCGAGTGTTGATTAATATCTATTCCTAGGAAGTAGATTTAAAATCATCATTAAAGGGGAAACTAAGTTTCCCCTTTATATTATCTACAGAAATCTAATAAATTGATTTTCTTTGCTGATACTTAAATCTATTCCTTATATACGTTAAATTGAATAAATCGCTTAATATATGTTATGTTTGAAATTCATACCAAAAAACATCAATAGATTAGAATGAAAGGATTAAAATGGCTCATTGGATAATTTTTGGTGCAACAAAAGGAATTGGCCACATATTGGCTAAAATTGGCATTTCACAAGGTAAGAATGTTAGCGCATTAGTTCGACATCACGATGATGCAAATCGTTTATCCGAACTTGGTATCAAGACTTTCATTGGCGATGCTACCGATATGAATTCTTTGCAACCAATATTTGCTCAAGCGCCATCTGATAGTGTTGTTTTTACAACAATTGGCGGAGGTCAGGCAGATTTTCAAGGTAACTATAATATTATTCGCCAATCTGAGTTAAATCAGATTTCACGGTTGCTCTTTGTCACTTCAATTGGCTGTGGTGATAGCTGGGTGACCCTGTCACAAAAAGCTAAATCGCTTTTTGGGCAATCTGTTCGCCAAAAATCAATGGCAGAAACCTATCTGCAAACCAGCGAAATCAATTATACCATCATTAGACCTGGCGGATTAATAAATACTCCAGCAACCCACAATACAAAATTATTTGTCAATGAAGCACATGGTGTTGTAAGCCGCGAAGATGTCGCCCTATTATTAGCTAATCTAGCTGAAGATAAACAAAGTTTTCGACAAGTTTTTGCCGTTGTTGACCCTGATTTAAAACCGAATTGGGGTGGTTAGCAAGGAAGGTAATGCGTTTAGATTTTTTATAAAACGGGATAACGCATTGTTTTCCCGTTTTGTTAACTGCCGAAAATCTATTTTACGATTTTCTTGATTCGCATTTAAAGCTTGTTATACGATCTAAATTTATGCTTTCAGATCTTTCTTTTGTATTTCGCCCATCTCTTTTAATTTATTAGAGATTTCACGGCGTTCTTTAGAAAGTTCAGCATTTTTGATGATATAATCATCAACACGGTCATCATAATCACTACGCATGTTTGCGATAATTGCCTGAATTTCCTCAATAGACATTCCTGGCTTGATGTACTCGCTCAAGTTATCTAATAGCAGAACACGTTTTTGGTTATCACGAATTTTCTTTTCATTGTCGGTAATTTCACGACGAATTTTATTCTTACGACGAAACATACGCACAAATTCCAAAACGTTTTGGAAAGATTGTTTATTCGCGTTGTCCATGTTTAAAACCCCCAATTAGAAAAACAAAACGTATTAAATTCTATAAGCCAAGATACTTCAGGTTATATGTAAACATCAAGCAAAGTTATCTTAAGAAAAACCGCGATACAAGGATATTGTCTTTAAAAATTATCTAACAGTTTACTCTTAAAACTCACCATACAATTTGAAGTACCGTGGAGGTAACACAATACCTTCTAACTGTAATATATGACAAGCTCGTTTCACTTATTTATTGATTTAATAGCAAAGATCACTCAATTTTCTATTATTGACTGCAATATTTTGAATAAAGCCACTCGTAATTGCTGATAAAAATGTTGCTACACAAAATTGTGATAAATACCAGCAAGTTGTCATTTGACTTAATTCATACGCCTAGTCTAAGGCAACCTTAAGATAGTTTTGCAATAGAGACTTCATTTAGTTTAGTTTCAACAAGAGCAACTTTATCACTGCGTAAACAAAAGGCGGACAACACAGTTGTCACTACAACGAAGCTTCCCATAATTAGATAAGTATCAGCAAAGCCAATTTTATCGTATCCCCACCCTGCTAATGGAGATAAAATACTCGCCACAATCGACGTAATAAAACTAAAACCGACAAGATACAGTGTTGATGACAAACGTTTATCAAAGTGACGACTATTATATTTAAAAATAGCAATCAGTAAGATTGGTAATTCCACCGCGTGTAGCAATTTCATTGCTGAAATCATAAC from Providencia sneebia DSM 19967 includes these protein-coding regions:
- the fabF gene encoding beta-ketoacyl-ACP synthase II; this encodes MSKRRVVVTGLGMLSPVGNTVESSWKAVCDGQSGISLIENFDTTNHATKFAGVVKNFNYEDYGISRKEARKMDSFIQYGIAAGVQAIKDSGLEVTEANATRIGAAIGSGIGGLGLIQDNCEALQSGGPRKVSPFFVPSTIINMVAGHLSIMYGFRGPSISIATACTSGVHNIGHAARMIAYGDADVMLAGGAEKATTPLGVAGFGAARALSTRNDDPQAASRPWDKDRDGFVLGDGAGILIIEEYEHAKARGAKIYAEIVGFGMSSDAYHMTSPPENGEGAALAMANALNDAGLTAQDIGYINAHGTSTHAGDLAEARAVVSLFGDDTDVLVSSTKSMTGHLLGAAGAIESIFTVLSLQDQIVPPTINLDNPDEGCNLDFVPGEARKVENMEYALCNSFGFGGTNGSLIFRRYNQE
- the acpP gene encoding acyl carrier protein, translated to MSTIEERVKKIIVEQLGVKEDEVVTAASFVDDLGADSLDTVELVMALEEEFDIEIPDEEAEKITTVQAAVDYVLEATK
- the fabG gene encoding 3-oxoacyl-ACP reductase FabG; translated protein: MSFDGKIALVTGASRGIGKAIALTLAAGGATVIGTATSEKGAEAISAYLDGKGKGFALNVTDPASIEETLGNIRQEFGEIDILINNAGITRDNLLMRMKEDEWQDIIDTNLSSVYRLSKSVLRAMMKKRHGRIISIASVVGVMGNAGQTNYAAAKAGLIGFSKSLAREVASRGITVNVVAPGFIETDMTKALTDEQRAGILSQVPADRLGDAQEIASAVAFLASDQAGYITGETLHVNGGMYMI
- the fabD gene encoding ACP S-malonyltransferase produces the protein MTQFAMVFPGQGSQSLGMLSALAAENPLVEQTFAEASEVLGYDLWALTQNGTDEELNKTWQTQPALLAASVAIFRVWNEKNGPMPAVMAGHSLGEYSALVCAGVIDFKEAIKLVELRGKLMQDAVPAGTGAMYAIIGLDNESIAKACQDAAQGQVVSPVNFNSPGQVVIAGEKEAVERAAAACKEAGAKRALPLSVSVPSHCALMKPAAEKLALALQEITFNEPKVSVINNVDVKIELSAENIRDALVRQLYNPVRWTETVELMADQGVGHLVEIGPGKVLTGLTKRIVANLTAVAANDPVSLGSALENL
- a CDS encoding beta-ketoacyl-ACP synthase III, which produces MYSKILGTGSYLPEHIRTNADLEKMVDTSDEWIVTRTGIHERRIAAEDESVADMGFRAAQKALEMAQVDSNEIGLIIVATTSSTHAFPSAACQIQQMLEIKDCAAFDIAAACAGFTYAISIVDQFIKTGMTKKALVIGADALSKTLDPKDRGTIILFGDAAGAMVVGASEEQGILSTHLHADGHYGELLALKNRPRHSDDQAYLSMTGNEVFKVAVRELAHIVDETLEKSGVTKEELNWLVPHQANLRIISATAKKLDMGMDKVVVTLDRHGNTSAASVPTAFDEAVRDGRIQRGHLVLLEAFGGGFTWGSALVRF
- the plsX gene encoding phosphate acyltransferase PlsX, with translation MANLTIALDAMGGDVGPRITVPAALQALASNPSLKLLLVGQPDAINPLLAQQSAELISRVEIIPAEGVIANDAKPSNAIRQSKGTSMRIALELVKSGQAQACVSAGNTGALMGLAKLMLKSIEGIERPALMTILPNQLKSQTVVLDLGANVNCSSDMLVQFAVMGSVVAEEVVKIQSPKVALLNIGEEESKGLDNIREAAAVLKETAAINYIGYVEGNELLTGKSDVFVCDGFAGNVTLKTMEGVIRMILSLLKSTETQSKKPNWLVQLVKKWLKKRLMKRFGELNPDQYNGATLLGLKGIVIKSHGAANEGAFKAAIERAVQAVDRQVPDRIAARLNVVLPRSDQ
- the rpmF gene encoding 50S ribosomal protein L32; amino-acid sequence: MAVQQNKPTRSKRGMRRSHDALTATLVSVDKTSGETHLRHHVTADGYYRGRKVINK